The following nucleotide sequence is from Drosophila kikkawai strain 14028-0561.14 chromosome 2L, DkikHiC1v2, whole genome shotgun sequence.
GAAAGTGTCCCGTGAACCGGATCCTACTATGTGCGATGATTTTCCTTCCAAGGATTGCCCCAAGCGCCGCTGCGAGTTCCAGAATCTTACCAAGCGGGTGCCTCATTCGGGTATGGTAACGGAGGTGCGGGCCAAGTACACGGACCCGCAGAGCCGGCTGGTGGAGTTCGATCCGAATGTGAGGCCCGTGCTGGAGCATGCGGATGTGATGCCGTTTGCTAAGAAGAGCGAATACGGGATATACGGATCGGGAGAACCGGTTTTAACTTATGTTTAGAGGTCCTTTTCTCTAGGCTTAATCTCTTCCTTCCTTTAGCTAAATTTATGTTAAATAAAGCTTAAGGTTTTAtgctttaaattaagaaaatttggGAAAAAAGGAGGCTTTATAGCGTTGccgaaaatttattaaaagcaGTCCCTGTCTAATAGCCAGAATGAGTTTAAAAACAATCTTCTCTAAGTTCAGTTGAATGTGCTATAACTATAAGGCAGAAGGTTGTAGGCCGATGTGACTAGCACCTCATCAGTGTCCTGGATTGCCGGAATACTGCCCTCCATCTCCGGTGGCTGGGCCTTGGCTATGTAGATGGGAAAATCCTTGTAGGCAAACTCACGGATAAACTGACGGCACACGCCGCAGGGCGTGGTAAAGCCATCCGGATGATAGGCCACCACAGCACCTGCCGTGTACTTCATTTCACCCTCGCTAATGCCCTTGGCCAGAGCACATCGCTCCGCACAGTTGGCCGTAGTGAAGGCCGCATTCTCGATGTTGCAGCCCGTGTAGATCCTGCCGCACTTGGCCCGGAAAGCGGCACCCACCTTAAATTGGCTGTAAGGGACATAGGCGCACCTGCGGGCGGCCAGAGCCGACTCCAACAGCTCTCGGCCACCTTCATCTAAGAAGAGGAGAGAGTTCAGGACTGAACACTCTGCTAACCCATATGATCTACTCACCGACTTGGCAAAAGGCCACTGTATACTCCTCCAGTATGGGTGGATGTGGCAGATTCTCAGACTCGGAGGGGCGACCCCTTTCACCGTTGAGTCGCGCCTCGCGACGTGCAAATTCGCACACCAAACCGTCCAGTTTCCGCATACAGGAGCCGAGAACCTTGCGCTGCACCTTCTGGCGCTGCTCCTTGGTGAGGCCACCGGCGGAGGCCTCCTCGTTCTGCCGGTCCTGTCGACGCGCCAGTTCGGACTGCAGTAATTCGAGTtcccttaatttattttcaagctCTTTGCGCTTCAGCTCGTCCTGCAGTTCGTTAAGACGGGTCATATAACGTTGAAGGATCTTTCGCAGGTCAGAGCCAAACTCCAAAACACGGCCAGGCGTATTAGCTGGCTTACTGGTCCGAAATCGAAGTTGAGCCTGGCATACAAGACCCGCTTATACCAGTCCCTGCTTGCTCCAATATGGAAGTATGGAGTGGCGGTTTATGGCACTGCAGCCAGAACCCACCTACAGAAAATACAGGCGTTCCAATCTCGGTTCCTGAGGCGCATCTCAGGCGCTGAGTGGTATCTTCGAAACCTCGACATAAGAAGAGAGCTACGCGTCCCTGCTGTGGGAGACGCCATTAATACCATTGCTGCCCGACACCGAGCCAGGCTGACTGGACATCCCAACCCGCTGGCCAGAGCGCTGCCTACTACGAGAGGAAGACGTCGACTGAAGAGGACCACTATCTGGGAGCTGCCAACCCGGCAAATAAActgatttaaattgtattgttaTTGTTCCTTTATCTCTACTACATGTTAATTGTTATTTGATACTAGTagaattgttattgttgcagCCAAGACTAAAGAAACCAATAAAacttttcaaaacaaaaaaccaaaaattttaattaaaatagtgTTTTTTGTAGTCTGAAACTTTTACTGATTTTCGAgaaggaaataaaaatgtgaaatctGTATTTGATGGAGAAGTTCAAATAGATTTTTGGGAAGGCAGTAGGCTCTACCAACTCGTCATTGAACATTTGTACACACACGGCTACGCCTGGAACTTCAGTACATCTCCAGATTCACAACGGTTAATACATCCCCCGATTCATAACGGTTAATACATACGATTTCCTATAGAGtgaacaatatatattttagatatattaCGTACTgcttttgaaattgattttatagaaatttcgCGTTTTCGTTGTCCTTCTTTTAACTTCGATCGACTTCCGGATCTACGAAAACATGAATATCCTTGCGCGTAAGTTGAAATTCGTGAATGGCTTAGCATAAGGATTTATTCAATTGATTATGATCTCAGGCAACAAGCCAGCTGGACTGAAAGTCTCGCGAGGATCACCCTTTGGGGCATTACAAACTCGAGGACCTTTTTCTGGGGATAAAAAGCCTCTAGCATCAGTGAGTAGGAAGTGGAAGAGGAACTCCTAACGAGATTATATTGTATATTCTACAGGCTAGAACCCCTACAAGTCGGGACATCTTACAGACTCAAGGATATCTAGTGGCCAGCAAACCAAAATACTTGGTGAGTAGGATTCAAGAAAGGGCCTTATTGGTATTAACTATTTTACAGGATCGAACAACCGCCATTCCGGGTCCCGTACAAACTCGACAACCTTTTTCAAAGGGCAACCAATCTGTATCCTTGGATAAGACTTCAGGCAATAAGTTAGCGGCGTTCAAGATCGCCCGAGGATCAGCCACACGTATTGGCCCATTACGAACTCAAGGACCTTTTCCTGTGCCTAAAAAACCTTCAatcattacaaaattaaaacctcCAAGATATTTTAAGGCCAGCGAACCGAAATCTTCGGTGAGTAGGAGTCAAGAAAGGGAGTGCATCTTAAAATGCTTAACAAGGTTATATATTCCACAGGGCAACCAACCTGTACCCTTTGGTAAAACTACAGGCAACAAGCCAGGTAACAAACCAGTATCCATGGATAAAGCTTCTGGCAACAAGCCAGGCAACAAACCTGTATCCTTGAATAAAACCTCAGGCAACAAGCCAGCGGTGCTTAAGCTCCCACGAGGATCAGCCACACGTATTGGCCCATTGCGAACTCTAGGACCTGGGGCTAAAAAGACTCCATCAGTGAGTAGGAAACGGAAAAGTTGGAACTCCTTTTAACCAACGAGATTATATTGAATATTCTCCAGGTTCGAAGCTTTATAAATCGGGGCCTCTCAAAAACTCAAGGACATCTTCTAAAGGGCAGCAATCTGAAATCCGAACCCAAATCGCAAACCAAAACGCAAGGACCTTTAAAGGGTAACAAACCTGTATCCTCAGGTCAAGCTTTCACAAATCCCAGGCCCGTACAAACACCAGGACCTAAAAAAAGCGTACCTGCAACCTTGGTGAGTAGAAATTGGAAAAGAAAATAGTGCAGATATTGGTTTACGATGTGGTATTACGTACACTGAAGGATCGAGGTCCCACAAACCGCTTTCGGACTGTGTTCCCCTCGAAGACCACCAAATCCTTACCTGCGGTGGGTATAAGTCTGGCAGGGTTTGGTTTTTAATAGGCTATtctaaattgtattataaattCATTAGGCTGGAGTATCGACCATTTACCGACCCGTAAAGACTCTAGAACCCAATCCTATAAGCAAGATATCCCAATTCTCGGGGAGCAAGGTACGAGAGAGAACTCTTACAAGTCTTAGCCTAGAACAAACACCAGGACTCAAGACTGGCAAAGCAAGTCCCCCGCTCAAGGCCCCCGAAACTTTGTCCTCTGTAAGCAGGAATCTGCATAGTCCCTCCAGAATTCCAGGTCTCGCACAGAAACAAGGACCTTTTCTCTCGGTGGGTAGAAATTTGGAACAGTCTTAactttgttaatattttatatacccCAGACTCGCACCCCTACAAGTCCGGGTATCTTACAGAATCGACGAACTCTTCCTAAGCCCGGCGAATTTGGATCTTCACTTATCAGGAATATGGCAAATGTGTACTCAAGTCCAAGTTACATACTAGGACCCAAGGTACCTGTACAAGTGGTGAGTAAGAATTGGGGAAAGATAAGCTGCTTTGAAGAGGCTTTGCGAGTTTTATAATCTATACTCTGCAGGATGAAGCCCCCAAAAGTGGCAATGCTGTGAGAAATGCTTCCAGAATTCCCCGCGGATCCCTGCCAAAGCCCAGCCAATCCATACCTTCGGGGAACAGAAATCTCGGGGGTGCTGGTGCTCCAGACCCTGTCTGTACGGGACTGAAGTCAACCGAACTTGTTGCCTCTGTAAGTAGAAGTCGGGAAAAGAGGAGGAGCATCTAAGATTCAAATTTATATTCCTTAGGAGCAAGCCTCTACAAATCCCGTCCCTGTGCAGACAAAACGACATGAAGCAAACGAATCTGTAACCTTGGTAAAGGAGAATCAGGATTGTACCCCCACAAGTCCTGTTCCTACTCAGACAGCAGAACATGAAGCGATCGAATCTGTAGCCTTGGCGAAGGAAGATCAGGATCAGAACAAAGAGGAACAAAAAGATATCAAATCTGTAACCTTGATGAATGAGAATCAGGATTCTGTCAGTGGTAAACGTAGACTAGGCATGTTACGTACAACCAGGAGCCGCATACCTTTACGCAGTGATCAGACGTCCTGCACTTTGCCGGGACAAAGCGACAAGGTCCAACCCGATCCGACAGTACCTGATAAAAAGCAGAACCTCAATACGAAGCCGGAGGCCTCACCAAAACAGGGTTTAAAGGGATCACTCCCAGGCAGCCCGTCCAATAAATCCAAACTGACGCCCAGAAGTAAGTGCTAAGCTTTTTTTAAAGATGATTCTCTACTTGGATAAAATGTCTTGATATCTCTTATCCTTCTAGGAGGTCTGGCCTTCCAACCTGACTTGGCCGACGAGCTGGACAAACGTAATCTCTTCATTAACGAACTGAAGATTAAGTTGGTGCAGAGCCAGAACTTGGTCTCCGAGCAGGAGCTTCGTCTTGCCGAAAGCAAGTCCGTCCAGATGGCCAAAGACGTGGCCATGAAACAACTGAAATCCAAGCTTTTGACGGCCAAGGATGAGTAAGTAAAAAGGAACTAAcaccaaataaattattttccgaatttaaatattttccttatccACAGATACGACCGCATGCACTTGCGCTTGCAGGAAACAGATTTTGGCCTGGAGCAGGCCACCTCCAAGGCTAACAAGTACTTGGAGCAGTACACTTCTGTGGAGGGTTACCTTACGGAGGCCCGCGATATGATTGGTAACCAGCAGAGGCAGCTAAAGGACGCCGACAAAAAAGCTGAGATTCATTGCCAAACTGAAGCCCGGCTTCGCCAGGATGTGGAGAGGATGCAGGAGCAGCTGGCCCTCGACTCCCAAAGAATTCACAGTCTGGAACAAAACGAAAAGGACTTGAGGAGAGACTTGGAGAAGAGAGACAGCCTTATTTACCAGGTTGATCGCCGATTGATCCCATTGATAGCCCTCCCAGGACTTatcctgctcctcctgatCCGCAGATAAACCAAGAGCTTGCCACCAGGGACGAAGAATTCCGGAACCTATTCGAAACCCTCAAGCACAAGCACACGCAGCTGAGGAGCCAGGAGCAAAACATCAAGCGGCTGGAAGGGCGGTATGAGAGGGTTTGCCTAATCCGTTCCAAGCTGGAGGAGCGGAATGCCGCTTTGCTGGATAGAATTGAGCAACTCAAGGATAATCTGtgagtaatatatatttaatatatagatttatattataattaaaatattttttatagtcgTAACTAttcccaaataattattggcAACGGTGGGAAACCCTTTTACGAAGAGGTTCTGACTGGCATTAATCCAGGTGGTCTGGCTCCAGAGAAAGAGTTTCAGCGGAATGTCAAGCCGAAACGCAGGGATAATTAGTATAGTATTTCCGGAAGCCAATTTTtggtatacaaaaaaaatgtataaaaattgtttatatttataatttaaaaaataaatttaaaaagtccCTACCCAAAATCATttgctattattat
It contains:
- the LOC108079527 gene encoding uncharacterized protein, giving the protein MTRLNELQDELKRKELENKLRELELLQSELARRQDRQNEEASAGGLTKEQRQKVQRKVLGSCMRKLDGLVCEFARREARLNGERGRPSESENLPHPPILEEYTVAFCQVDEGGRELLESALAARRCAYVPYSQFKVGAAFRAKCGRIYTGCNIENAAFTTANCAERCALAKGISEGEMKYTAGAVVAYHPDGFTTPCGVCRQFIREFAYKDFPIYIAKAQPPEMEGSIPAIQDTDEVLVTSAYNLLPYSYSTFN
- the LOC108079634 gene encoding uncharacterized protein, encoding MNILARNKPAGLKVSRGSPFGALQTRGPFSGDKKPLASARTPTSRDILQTQGYLVASKPKYLDRTTAIPGPVQTRQPFSKGNQSVSLDKTSGNKLAAFKIARGSATRIGPLRTQGPFPVPKKPSIITKLKPPRYFKASEPKSSGNQPVPFGKTTGNKPGNKPVSMDKASGNKPGNKPVSLNKTSGNKPAVLKLPRGSATRIGPLRTLGPGAKKTPSVRSFINRGLSKTQGHLLKGSNLKSEPKSQTKTQGPLKGNKPVSSGQAFTNPRPVQTPGPKKSVPATLDRGPTNRFRTVFPSKTTKSLPAAGVSTIYRPVKTLEPNPISKISQFSGSKVRERTLTSLSLEQTPGLKTGKASPPLKAPETLSSVSRNLHSPSRIPGLAQKQGPFLSTRTPTSPGILQNRRTLPKPGEFGSSLIRNMANVYSSPSYILGPKVPVQVDEAPKSGNAVRNASRIPRGSLPKPSQSIPSGNRNLGGAGAPDPVCTGLKSTELVASEQASTNPVPVQTKRHEANESVTLVKENQDCTPTSPVPTQTAEHEAIESVALAKEDQDQNKEEQKDIKSVTLMNENQDSVSGKRRLGMLRTTRSRIPLRSDQTSCTLPGQSDKVQPDPTVPDKKQNLNTKPEASPKQGLKGSLPGSPSNKSKLTPRRGLAFQPDLADELDKRNLFINELKIKLVQSQNLVSEQELRLAESKSVQMAKDVAMKQLKSKLLTAKDEYDRMHLRLQETDFGLEQATSKANKYLEQYTSVEGYLTEARDMIGNQQRQLKDADKKAEIHCQTEARLRQDVERMQEQLALDSQRIHSLEQNEKDLRRDLEKRDSLIYQINQELATRDEEFRNLFETLKHKHTQLRSQEQNIKRLEGRYERVCLIRSKLEERNAALLDRIEQLKDNLRNYSQIIIGNGGKPFYEEVLTGINPGGLAPEKEFQRNVKPKRRDN